A window of Belonocnema kinseyi isolate 2016_QV_RU_SX_M_011 chromosome 10, B_treatae_v1, whole genome shotgun sequence genomic DNA:
TAAAATGACATCACTAAAAACAGTTCGCGAATACACATTAGATTAGCGAGAGATGACAAAGCACACGTCTAAGAACTCTAATGTGagacataaaaatattattagaactACAATTACATGTTATAATATGGTAGTTGAACAcaagtatatacatatatactatACAAAAACCAAGCCCTACAATTTGTAAATTGATCACTCGTGATCAATCGGAAGTGGATGTAAGCATTTTAGTGCTCGCTTATACAGGCCTGATGGACTTCTAACTGTCACGGTTCGAACTACTCCGTCTGAACCTGGATTGATTGCCGTGATTCGGCCAAGTTTCCAAGTCATGGACAGAATGTTATCTTCCTTGTTAACGACTAGAGTGCCAATTTTGACATTGTCCTGGTTTGAAGATGTCTTCCATTTACTGCGTGCTATCTGTTCATTAAGATACTCCTTGTGCCACCTGTCCCTGAATTGATGACGCATTTGTTGGGCTAGTTCCCAGCAGGATAGTCTGTTGACTGAAACATTACGCAAGTCTGCTTGTGGAAGGGTGGTCAGAGGGGttccaatcaaaaaatgaccTGGGTTTAAAGGAAGGAGATCGTCTGGATGAGACGACAGAGGTGTTAAAAGGCGTGAGTTGAGGATTGCTTCAATCTCGACAACATAAGTATGCAATTGTTCATACGTTAAAAGCGAGGTACCGGAAACTTTTGTAAAAtgtgttttaaatgattttaccgCAGCTTCCCATAGACCTCCAAAGTGGGGAGCCCTGGGTGGAATGAAATGCCCAAAAATCCCATTTTTGACGAAACATGATTTTTTtcctttgttattttcaataGATTGGATTGTTTTATATAGTTCGCGCAATTCTTTATTTGCGCCTACAAAATTAGTAGCATTATCTGAGGATATAGACTGCGATCTTCCTCGCCGAGCAAAAAATCGTTTCAAACAAGCCGGAAAGGCTCCTGTCGTCAAGTCACTGGCCAACTCTAAATGAACTGCCTTAGTGGCCTGACATACGAAAACGGCGACATAAGTTTTGACTATCGTGACATTCCT
This region includes:
- the LOC117181054 gene encoding uncharacterized protein LOC117181054, whose amino-acid sequence is MHARINATLYSVREIFWRIDGRNTTRHIIRQCVKCFRTKPRESEYIMGNLPQNRVSFFRPFVNIGVDYCGPFFIKERRHRNVTIVKTYVAVFVCQATKAVHLELASDLTTGAFPACLKRFFARRGRSQSISSDNATNFVGANKELRELYKTIQSIENNKGKKSCFVKNGIFGHFIPPRAPHFGGLWEAAVKSFKTHFTKVSGTSLLTYEQLHTYVVEIEAILNSRLLTPLSSHPDDLLPLNPGHFLIGTPLTTLPQADLRNVSVNRLSCWELAQQMRHQFRDRWHKEYLNEQIARSKWKTSSNQDNVKIGTLVVNKEDNILSMTWKLGRITAINPGSDGVVRTVTVRSPSGLYKRALKCLHPLPIDHE